From one Triticum aestivum cultivar Chinese Spring chromosome 4B, IWGSC CS RefSeq v2.1, whole genome shotgun sequence genomic stretch:
- the LOC123090520 gene encoding receptor-like protein EIX2 → MAVELGHLARAAATILCLLICHVAPVDSLAKARISGATGTCITREREALTSFKADLLDPAGRLSSWQGEDCCQWEGVRCNSKTGHVVRLNLRNTHGDNSLSLSRDEMGSSLAALQQLRYLDLSGNYFSGASMPLSVGTLENLRYLNLSLSGFGGRIPSQLGNLSKLQYLDVRRNGNYDVRGNYSYNLYAVDLTWLEHLPLLSNLDMSVVDLSLVQDLVHMVNMLSSLKVLRLRNCGLTSTASATSKSNLTHLQVLDLSYNSFNTSLEHNWFWDLTNLEELYLSSCYWYGSIPAELGNMTSLQVIDFTGNDLVGLIPSNLNNLCSLEVLQFDGNNINASIGEFMDRLPWCSRSTLQMLSMRNATMTGHLPLEVGALGNLTELDLSYNKLNGVLMKEHFSGLLNLEYLDLSYNSLKMDIEPNFVPPFKLKYIDLQSCLVGPHFPDWLGWQTDIDTLGLANTSLDDVIPDWFWVTFSRASVLDASGNILRGSLPADLQHMSADFILLGSNKLSGQVPRLPINISILVLSSNTFSGSLPSELKAPLLQALLLQNNQIAGTIPSSMCQLTGLKRMDLSRNNLTGDVMQCWKESGNSSSVSSLNSAEQFGSVMLSLSLSNNNLSGEFPKFLRSASQLKFLDLSYNSFFGTLPRWLEEKMPQLQILRVRSNKFSGHIPKNLTCLENLHYLDLAHNNISGTIPWSLSNLKAMRVISRNTVSVNLEESISIITKGQTRDYTFEVYNLVVNLDLSCNNLTGQIPDEISLLIGLTSLNLSSNQLTGRIPNQIGDLKQLESVDLSYNEFSGEIPPGLSALTYLSHLNLSYNNLSGAIPSGPQLEALDNQIGIYIGNPGLCGYPLSKNCSTSTTDAEQSVNLEEADDIAYLYLGMGIGFLLGLWVVFCTMLLGRTWAIAYFQIIDKLYDDAYLWVAITWAHLMKNHDDDAA, encoded by the coding sequence ATGGCTGTCGAGCTTGGACATCTCGCTCGAGCAGCTGCAACAATTCTCTGCCTGTTGATTTGCCATGTTGCACCGGTTGATTCCCTTGCTAAAGCGAGGATATCAGGTGCGACTGGAACCTGCATCACCAGGGAGCGGGAGGCGCTTACGTCCTTCAAGGCAGACCTTCTAGACCCTGCTGGCCGTCTCTCGTCATGGCAGGGCGAAGACTGCTGTCAGTGGGAGGGAGTCCGGTGCAACAGCAAAACAGGCCATGTCGTCAGGCTCAACCTCCGCAACACGCATGGCGACAACAGCCTGAGCTTGTCGAGAGATGAGATGGGCTCCTCTTTGGCTGCTTTACAACAGTTGAGGTATCTTGATCTGAGTGGGAATTACTTTAGTGGTGCAAGCATGCCATTGTCCGTGGGCACTCTGGAGAACCTAAGGTATCTCAACCTCTCGTTGTCAGGTTTCGGTGGGAGAATACCTTCCCAACTCGGTAATCTCTCAAAATTGCAATATCTTGATGTTAGGCGGAATGGTAACTATGATGTCCGTGGCAATTATTCCTATAATCTGTACGCGGTGGATCTTACATGGTTGGAGCATCTCCCATTGTTGAGTAATCTTGACATGAGCGTTGTGGACCTCAGCCTTGTGCAGGATTTGGTACACATGGTTAACATGCTTTCTTCTCTGAAAGTGCTCCGCTTACGAAATTGTGGCCTTACCAGCACCGCGTCTGCTACTTCAAAATCAAACCTCACACATCTCCAAGTCCTTGATCTATCATACAACTCGTTTAACACATCACTAGAGCACAACTGGTTTTGGGATCTCACAAACCTTGAGGAGCTTTACCTATCATCTTGCTACTGGTATGGATCTATTCCTGCAGAACTGGGAAACATGACGTCCCTTCAAGTCATAGATTTTACTGGCAATGATCTTGTGGGTTTGATACCAAGCAACTTAAATAATCTGTGCAGTTTGGAAGTGCTGCAATTTGATGGTAATAACATTAATGCGAGCATAGGGGAGTTCATGGATCGATTGCCATGGTGCTCAAGGAGTACATTACAAATGTTGTCAATGAGGAATGCGACTATGACCGGGCACCTACCACTAGAAGTTGGAGCACTAGGTAACTTGACAGAGTTGGATCTCAGCTACAATAAACTAAATGGTGTGCTCATGAAGGAGCATTTTTCAGGCTTACTAAATTTAGAGTATCTGGACTTGTCATACAACTCCTTGAAAATGGATATTGAACCAAATTTTGTTCCTCCGTTTAAACTGAAGTACATAGATTTACAGTCATGCCTAGTGGGGCCCCATTTTCCAGATTGGCTTGGATGGCAGACCGACATTGATACTCTTggtcttgcaaatacaagtttggATGATGTTATTCCTGATTGGTTTTGGGTGACATTTTCCCGGGCTTCAGTCTTGGATGCCTCAGGAAACATACTACGTGGTTCATTACCGGCAGATCTACAACACATGTCAGCAGATTTTATACTTCTGGGATCCAATAAGCTCTCAGGTCAAGTTCCACGGCTACCTATAAATATATCAATCTTGGTTCTGTCCTCAAACACTTTCTCAGGGTCATTGCCATCAGAGCTAAAAGCCCCACTGCTTCAGGCATTGCTTCTGCAAAATAATCAAATTGCAGGCACCATTCCATCATCTATGTGCCAATTGACTGGTCTGAAGCGGATGGACCTATCAAGAAATAATTTAACAGGAGATGTTATGCAGTGTTGGAAGGAGTCAGGTAACAGTTCTTCAGTGTCCAGCTTAAACTCTGCAGAACAATTTGGTTCTGTCATGCTTAGTCTATCCTTGAGCAACAATAATCTCTCAGGTGAATTCCCTAAATTTCTTCGGAGTGCCTCACAATTGAAGTTCCTTGATCTTTCATACAATAGCTTCTTTGGAACATTGCCAAGGTGGTTAGAAGAGAAAATGCCACAGTTGCAAATCTTGAGGGTGAGATCAAACAAGTTTAGTGGCCATATTCCTAAGAACCTTacttgccttgaaaatcttcattATTTGGACTTGGCCCATAATAATATATCAGGAACCATACCATGGTCGTTATCAAACTTGAAAGCAATGAGGGTCATAAGTCGTAATACGGTGTCCGTTAATTTGGAGGAGAGTATATCAATAATCACAAAAGGCCAAACACGTGACTACACCTTTGAAGTCTACAACCTAGTGGTGAATCTTGATCTGTCATGTAACAATTTAACAGGACAGATTCCTGATGAGATAAGTTTGCTGATTGGGCTCACCAGCCTAAACTTATCAAGTAATCAGCTGACCGGAAGGATCCCTAATCAAATTGGTGATCTAAAGCAGTTGGAGTCCGTGGACCTATCCTACAACGAGTTCTCTGGTGAAATCCCGCCAGGCTTGTCGGCTCTAACCTATCTGAGCCACTTGAACCTATCATACAACAACTTATCAGGCGCGATACCATCTGGCCCGCAGCTGGAGGCTCTTGACAACCAGATCGGCATCTACATCGGCAACCCCGGTCTTTGTGGCTACCCTCTGTCCAAGAACTGCTCTACTAGTACTACTGATGCAGAGCAAAGTGTCAACCTTGAAGAAGCAGATGATATCGCGTATCTCTACCTTGGGATGGGCATAGGATTTTTGCTTGGCCTTTGGGTGGTGTTTTGCACCATGTTACTGGGGAGAACCTGGGCGATTGCTTACTTTCAGATCATTGACAAACTTTATGATGATGCTTATCTATGGGTGGCTATTACTTGGGCTCACCTGATGAAGAACCACGACGACGACGCGGCGTGA
- the LOC123090521 gene encoding disease resistance protein RPM1 — protein MAEAVVGQVVVKLGAALAKDALTFGAKLLWKEASALRDLFGKIRDSKAELESMQAYLQEAERFKDTDRTTAIFVGQIRGLAFQIEDVVDEFTYKLEEEKHGGYAAKMKKRLKHIRTWRRLAAKLQDIQAKLQDAKRRKKDYSIDRFVSAARSTNQALHFTRDEDLVGIEENRERLIRWLTGGGGGADGLEQRTSKVTTVCGMPGVGKTTLVAHVYNTVKVDFDAAAWVTVSQNYRLEDLLKKIATEFGVAVDIANIEMRGLAESIHNYLQGKKYILVLDDVWTARVWTEIRNVFPTSDRTGRFVITSRKQEVSLLATRESAIQLEPLQERHSWLLFCQGAFWNDDDKECPLELHKLAVKFIAKCQGLPIALACIGRLLSSKLPNFAEWENVYRGLDSQLVKDMLPDVDMILKVSLDDLPYDLKNCFLYCALFPEDYVLKRKTIMRQWIAAGFIREKEGNRTLEEVAEGYLVELVNRSLLQVMESNHAGSLKSYRMHDVIRLLALNKAKEECFGEVCNGSAAGAFSAECVRRIFVQGENLEQLRRSGATHIRALHVFKYSNVDLLKLILTSSNLLSTLDLQGSRVKMLPNEVFDLFNLRYLGLRDTDIESLPEAVGRLQNLEVLDATNANLTYLPNSVVKLQKLRYLYAYTVPGTLESLEIFRVGGVNVPNGIQHLAGLRALECVKATPVFLREVRALTELRTFTVCNVRSEHSADLSNAISKMSHLVHLGIAAAAENEVLRFEGLYLPLTLSWLGLAGQLEKTSMPKLLSSWSHLNSLTCLTLGFSNIDEDTFSCLCVLHGLRSLGLMKAFEGKRLDFYAGSFPKLQFLHIWGAAQLNQVRIEKGAMQNLVVLLFMYCPELKFLPDGIEYLRALEKLRLEDTSEELIEKLRRQRDSDECNEDIMKISHIRNVTVELTRKGLFERIR, from the coding sequence ATGGCGGAGGCTGTGGTAGGGCAGGTGGTGGTCAAGCTTGGTGCGGCGCTGGCGAAAGACGCGCTCACGTTTGGCGCAAAACTGCTATGGAAGGAAGCCTCCGCCCTCAGGGACCTCTTCGGCAAGATCCGTGACTCCAAGGCAGAGCTGGAGAGCATGCAGGCCTACCTGCAGGAGGCGGAGCGGTTCAAGGACACTGATAGGACAACCGCCATCTTCGTCGGCCAGATCAGGGGCCTCGCCTTTCAGATCGAGGACGTCGTCGACGAGTTCACCTACaagctggaggaggagaagcatgGGGGCTATGCCGCCAAGATGAAGAAGAGGCTGAAGCATATCAGGACATGGCGCCGCCTGGCGGCCAAGCTCCAAGATATCCAAGCCAAGCTGCAGGATGCTAAGCGGAGGAAGAAGGATTACTCAATTGACAGATTTGTTTCTGCGGCCAGATCGACGAATCAAGCTCTGCATTTCACCAGGGATGAGGACCTTGTGGGGATTGAGGAGAACAGGGAAAGGCTGATACGGTGGCTgaccggcggaggcggtggtgctgATGGTCTGGAGCAGAGGACCAGCAAAGTCACCACGGTGTGTGGGATGCCTGGTGTTGGCAAGACCACTCTGGTTGCTCATGTGTACAACACCGTGAAGGTGGATTTCGACGCCGCTGCATGGGTAACCGTGTCGCAGAATTACCGTCTTGAAGACCTGCTGAAGAAGATCGCCACAGAGTTCGGGGTCGCAGTTGATATCGCCAACATTGAGATGAGAGGCCTAGCAGAATCCATCCATAACTACCTTCAAGGTAAAAAGTACATCTTGGTCCTGGATGATGTCTGGACTGCACGCGTGTGGACAGAGATAAGGAATGTCTTCCCAACATCTGATCGTACCGGCCGATTTGTCATAACATCAAGAAAGCAGGAAGTGTCGTTGTTGGCAACTAGGGAGTCTGCAATTCAGTTGGAACCGCTACAAGAACGTCACTCTTGGTTGTTATTCTGCCAAGGAGCTTTTTGGAATGATGACGACAAAGAGTGCCCGCTGGAGTTGCACAAATTAGCGGTGAAGTTCATTGCAAAGTGTCAAGGTTTGCCTATTGCTCTTGCATGCATTGGCCGCCTACTCTCCAGCAAACTCCCAAATTTTGCCGAATGGGAGAATGTGTACAGGGGTTTGGATTCACAGTTGGTGAAAGACATGCTCCCTGATGTTGATATGATTCTAAAGGTCAGCCTGGACGACCTTCCATAtgatttgaagaattgtttcttaTACTGTGCATTATTCCCAGAAGATTATGTATTAAAGAGGAAGACGATAATGAGGCAGTGGATTGCTGCTGGATTTATCAGGGAAAAGGAAGGGAACAGAACCTTGGAGGAAGTGGCCGAGGGATACTTGGTTGAGCTCGTGAACCGAAGCCTACTGCAGGTAATGGAGAGCAATCATGCCGGATCACTGAAATCCTACCGGATGCATGATGTCATACGCCTGCTTGCCCTCAACAAAGCCAAAGAGGAATGCTTTGGTGAAGTTTGTAATGGCTCTGCTGCCGGGGCATTTTCTGCAGAGTGTGTACGTCGCATATTTGTCCAAGGGGAAAACCTTGAGCAGCTGAGACGATCTGGTGCGACACATATCCGTGCGCTCCATGTATTTAAATATAGCAATGTTGATTTGCTGAAGCTTATCCTAACATCTTCAAATTTGCTGTCAACATTGGATCTGCAAGGTTCTCGTGTCAAAATGCTTCCCAATGAGGTATTCGACTTGTTTAATCTGCGTTATTTGGGACTTAGGGATACCGATATTGAAAGCCTACCTGAAGCAGTGGGGAGGTTACAAAACTTGGAAGTCTTGGATGCTACCAACGCTAATCTGACGTATTTGCCGAACAGTGTTGTAAAACTTCAGAAGTTGAGATACCTGTATGCATATACTGTTCCTGGTACATTAGAGTCATTAGAAATTTTCAGGGTAGGTGGAGTCAACGTGCCTAATGGAATACAGCACTTGGCAGGATTGCGTGCTCTCGAGTGTGTCAAAGCCACTCCAGTGTTTCTGCGTGAAGTTAGAGCTTTGACAGAGCTAAGAACATTCACTGTGTGCAATGTGAGAAGTGAACACTCTGCTGACTTGAGCAATGCTATCTCTAAAATGAGCCATCTTGTTCATCTCGGAATTGCCGCTGCAGCTGAGAATGAGGTGCTGCGGTTTGAAGGGCTATATTTACCTCTAACCCTGTCTTGGCTTGGTTTAGCAGGACAGCTAGAAAAAACATCGATGCCAAAGCTTCTCTCTTCTTGGTCACACCTTAATAGCCTCACTTGCTTGACCCTGGGATTCTCCAATATTGATGAGGACACATTTTCCTGTTTGTGCGTGTTACATGGTCTACGCTCTCTTGGGCTAATGAAGGCTTTTGAAGGGAAGAGGTTGGACTTTTACGCAGGCTCATTTCCAAAACTTCAGTTTCTACACATATGGGGCGCGGCACAGCTCAACCAAGTTAGAATAGAGAAGGGCGCAATGCAAAACCTCGTCGTGCTATTGTTCATGTACTGTCCCGAGTTGAAGTTTCTTCCAGATGGTATCGAATATCTTAGGGCCCTTGAAAAATTACGTCTGGAGGACACATCAGAAGAATTGATTGAGAAACTCCGGCGACAGAGAGATTCAGATGAATGCAATGAAGATATAATGAAGATTAGCCACATAAGGAATGTTACAGTTGAACTGACTCGGAAAGGACTGTTTGAAAGGATTAGGTGA